A portion of the Scleropages formosus chromosome 13, fSclFor1.1, whole genome shotgun sequence genome contains these proteins:
- the glod5 gene encoding glyoxalase domain-containing protein 5, with protein MALRNPGCLVALWGAARHNVDLIKGSPSLFTSRSFAGVRLYSSCPVRISSLDHLVLTVKSIPNTVAFYTSVLGMEVITFKGNRKALCFGKQKFNLHEAGKEFEPKALWPTPGSVDLCLITSTPLATVAAHLQACGVTVEEGPVLRSGAVGPITSLYFRDPDHNLIEVSNYNLPPAEEAA; from the exons ATGGCTCTCAGGAACCCGGGCTGTTTGGTGGCGCTCTGGGGAGCAGCTCGTCACAATGTCGATCTTATAAAAGGCAGCCCTTCCCTTTTCACTTCCAGG TCCTTTGCAGGGGTTCGACTCTACAGCTCGTGCCCAGTTCGGATTAGCAGTCTGGACCACCTGGTTTTGACAGTGAAGAGCATTCCGAATACTGTAGCTTTCTACACCTCAGTGCTGGGCATGGAGGTCATCACCTTCAAG GGAAACCGCAAGGCCTTGTGCTTTGGGAAGCAGAAATTCAACCTCCATGAAGCAGGGAAGGAGTTTGAACCCAAGGCCCTGTGGCCCACACCAGGCTCTGTTGACTTGTGTCTCATCACCAGCACGCCTTTGGCGACAGTGGCTGCACACCTCCAA GCCTGTGGGGTAACCGTGGAAGAGGGTCCGGTGCTGAGGAGTGGTGCGGTCGGTCCCATCACATCCCTTTACTTCCGTGACCCTGACCACAACCTCATCGAAGTGTCCAACTACAATCTTCCACCTGCGGAGGAGGCTGCATAA
- the irg1l gene encoding immunoresponsive gene 1, like: MLCKAQRLSQYGHVIRRLHKSALEVVERPAPEETVTGSFGSFIQSVQPEQLSQKVLQRSKRMVLDSIGVGLLGSTTDVFELALQHCQQMYAPDDISSVYGRARTKLSPTLAAFVNGVAAHSMDFDDTWHPATHPSGAVLPALLAISDMMPRNSKPSGIEFLLAFNVGIEIQGRLMRFSNEAHNIPKRFHPPSVVGTMGSAAACARLLSLDRTQCSHALAVAASLAGAPMANAATQSKPLHIGNASRLGLEAALLASRGLEASSLVLDSVPGVAGFSAFYEDYAPRPLPSPEEVEPMFLLEEQNMAFKRFPAHLAMHWVADAATSVRKLLVGSGDGTLFPSIIQDILLRVPRSKYINRPFPESEHEARHSFQFNACTALLDGEVMVQSFHPDALQRPELHALLSKVRLEHPDDNPANFNRMYGEVEVTLVNGDVFKGRCDTFYGHWRNPLTNDSLQKKFRANAGTVLPPEKVEGLIETVEHLDQLGDCSPLLAQIQ; the protein is encoded by the exons ATGCTCTGCAAAGCACAG aGACTCTCACAATACGGACATGTCATCCGAAGGCTGCACAAATCTGCCCTGGAAG TGGTGGAGCGCCCCGCCCCCGAGGAAACTGTAACCGGCAGCTTCGGCAGCTTCATCCAGAGCGTGCAGCCAGAGCAGCTGTCGCAGAAAGTGCTGCAGCGCAGCAAGAGGATGGTGTTGGACAGCATTGGCGTGGGCCTCCTGGGCAGCACCACAGATGTGTTTGAACTGGCCCTGCAGCACTGCCAG CAAATGTATGCCCCGGATGATATCAGCTCTGTCTACGGCCGTGCTAGGACCAAACTGTCTCCAACTCTGGCCGCCTTTGTCAATGGAGTGGCG GCTCATTCCATGGACTTCGATGACACCTGGCACCCGGCTACTCATCCCTCAGGAGCGGTGCTACCCGCCCTGCTGGCCATCAGTGACATGATGCCTCGGAACAGCAAGCCCAGTGGGATCGAGTTCCTGCTGGCGTTCAACGTGGGCATTGAGATCCAGGGCAGGCTGATGAGGTTTTCCAATGAAGCTCACAACATTCCCAAGAG GTTTCATCCCCCCAGTGTGGTTGGCACGATGGGCAGCGCTGCAGCTTGCGCTCGCCTCCTGTCACTGGATCGCACTCAGTGCAGCCATGCCTTGGCTGTAGCTGCATCACTGGCTGGCGCACCCATGGCTAACGCAGCTACACAGTCCAAGCCGCTGCACATCGGCAACGCATCCCGGCTGGGACTGGAAGCAGCGCTGCTGGCATCTCGTGGGTTGGAAGCCAGTTCGCTGGTCCTGGACTCTGTGCCAGGTGTGGCCGGCTTCAGTGCCTTCTACGAGGACTACGCCCCCCGGCCATTGCCCTCCCCTGAAGAAGTTGAGCCCATGTTCCTGCTGGAAGAGCAGAACATGGCCTTCAAGCGGTTCCCTGCTCACCTGGCCATGCACTGGGTGGCGGATGCAGCAACCTCGGTGCGCAAGTTGCTGGTAGGCTCCGGTGATGGCACCCTCTTCCCCAGCATTATTCAAGACATTCTGCTGCGTGTCCCTCGCTCCAAGTACATCAATAGGCCTTTCCCCGAGTCAGAGCACGAGGCCCGGCACTCCTTCCAGTTCAACGCCTGCACGGCACTGCTGGATGGCGAGGTGATGGTGCAGTCATTCCATCCAGATGCACTGCAGCGGCCTGAGCTGCACGCTCTGCTTTCCAAGGTGCGCTTAGAGCACCCCGATGACAACCCTGCTAACTTCAACCGCATGTATGGCGAAGTGGAGGTAACGCTGGTCAACGGCGATGTGTTCAAGGGCCGCTGCGACACCTTTTATGGGCACTGGCGCAATCCACTAACCAACGATAGCCTACAGAAGAAGTTCCGTGCCAATGCTGGCACTGTGCTGCCCCCCGAGAAGGTTGAGGGCCTAATCGAGACCGTCGAACACCTAGACCAGCTAGGGGACTGTAGCCCCCTTCTTGCTCAGATCCAGTAG